Proteins from a genomic interval of Schistocerca cancellata isolate TAMUIC-IGC-003103 chromosome 8, iqSchCanc2.1, whole genome shotgun sequence:
- the LOC126094962 gene encoding sterile alpha motif domain-containing protein 1-like: MENFSFDHAVFVSESLSASSSSKVLISVSYIARDISWLLDSTQKLETSSMPFQEAAAARPRIILSHLASGRPITVGSKDCQLAARASRGHSQDGPLRIHQRRHCVRYKGAPPRVPAGASGCPRRFPLSQLVTARPERATSAAGRHNLSQKLLPAAAPTKSRMDGAPLTAGGSADRAARRKVSHCPPPLPPPPLPPPPSSARPEPFVRPGWKYPHCREPSR; this comes from the exons ATGGAGAACTTTTCTTTTGATCATGCAGTGTTCGTGAGTGAATCCCTGTCAGCATCCAGTAGTTCTAAAGTGCTCATTTCAGTTTCATACATCGCAAGAGACATCAGCTGGCTTCTCGACAGTACTCAGAAACTGGAGACTTCAAGTATGCCTTTCCAAGAGGCTGCGG CTGCTCGTCCCCGTATTATATTGAGCCACCTCGCATCTGGGAGACCTATTACTGTTGGTTCAAAGGACTGCCAGTTGGCGGCGCGCGCCTCGCGAGGTCACTCACAGGACGGGCCCTTACGAATTCATCAGAGGCGCCACTGTGTCCGCTACAAAGGCGCGCCTCCGCGCGTTCCAGCAGGGGCCTCGGGCTGTCCCAGGCGCTTCCCGCTGTCACAGCTCGTCACCGCGCGGCCAGAAAGAGCCACGTCCGCAGCCGGCCGACACAATCTCTCGCAGAAATTGCTTCCGGCGGCGGCGCCGACAAAGAGCCGAATGGACGGCGCGCCTCTGACGGCCGGTGGCTCTGCTGACCGAGCGGCGCGCCGCAAAGTGTCGCATTGTccgccaccgctgccgccgccgccgctgccgccgccgccgtcttctGCCCGTCCGGAGCCTTTTGTGCGCCCCGGATGGAAATACCCTCATTGCCGGGAGCCCTCGAGATAA